AAAACAAAGAAAATCTTTCAGGATTTAATATGCTTTCTTTTACGTATAAATTTGCCCCAAAATGGATGGCTTATGTAGAACTTCAGACACGCTCAATTGAAGATTATACTTATATCGATTACTACGAAACCAAAGGAGGAGTTGGCTATAGTATTAATAAAAACAATCAAGCATTTATAGGTGTAGGACGTTACGGAACTTATAAAAAGCACAAAATAAGCCAAGAAGAACACCGCGTTTGGTTACAATATACATTGACAAATCGTATCAAAAGTTTAAAGTTCGATCACCGTCTGAGGGCAGAACAACGTTTTTTTCACAATGCTATTACGGACGAAAATACGAATACACAGCGCTATCGTTATAGACTAAGTGCGACTTTGCCACTTAATAATACCAAAGTCCAACCAGGAACTATTTTTGCAAATGCTTTTGAAGAAGTTTTTGTTGGACCACAGGATCAATTTTTCAAAAGAAGTAGGACTTTTGCAGGAATTGGCTACCAATTCAATGATAATATGAATGCCACTTCAGGTTATATGTTCCAAAGAGAATTTGCTTCCAAAGGCAATACCACTTTACATTTCTTGTATTTTGCCCTCAATTTTACGATAGACCCTTCGGATGACGAAAGAGATATCCATATTCCAATGGCTGATTAATAAGTGCTCGTAAGATATTGATAAGCAGTTAGATATTTGTTAAGACGTTTTAGGTCTTTACTTTCTATGGGTCTTGTGAAACGGCGAAGATCCATATTGTCTTTCAAATCATTGATTTTGACTTTTACTGCCAACGGATTTTTTTCAATACGTTTGATAAAATCATCATAATTTTCTTGCAATTCGGGATCTCCATTATCGCGTTTGGTTAAGCATTCCACAGCCTCGACAATATAAGCCGGAAATCCTTGTTCCAAAAGGTATTCAAACGAAAATTGGGGATGATCTTCTACCACATCATGCAACGCGCCAACTATTTTTTCATCAATGGTTTTGCCCGCTTCCATAACACGGAAAACGTGTCCTAGATAGGGCGCATCGTATTTGTCAGTTTGTCTTTTGTGGGCTTTTTGTGCAATTTTAATTGCTTTATAAAGTAATTGAATATCTGCCATTAGATAAGTGTGACTTATGGATTATTTGCTAGTTATTTTTTGGTGAAATAGTTTTTATTTTCGAGACTTTTATCAAACTCAGATTTTTTTAACCAACAGATTTTAGAACGAATGTAATAATTAATACTTTCATAATCCTATTTTATAAAAGTAAAGTTATAAAATTGACTTATTAGATAATCGTTTTTATAAAATATTTATCCAAAAAAACGCCAATCTGTAGGAGTGACGTTATTTCTGTTTTTAAGATTTATAATTTATTATATAAAATGTAATAGTTTTTGCTAAATTCTACTGGTTGAAAAGATTTTAATTCCGTTGTTTGCCAAGTGTCTTTAGGAATGATGCTTTCTCCTGAAGGAAGATAAAGCGGCATAGTAAATCCTTTAATTGTATGTGTCCAGCGGTATTCTAGTTTAGTTCCATTTTGTTTATATTCCAAAGTTGGGATATAGGTTGTTGTTAAATATTGATCAAAAATCGACTGTAAATTAATCCCCGATTTTTGAATGAAATAATTTTCAATTTGCTTTCCTGTAACGGTTTGGTGGTAAAAATCTTTGTTAAGTCCTCGTAGTATTTGACGGAATTTTTCATCGTCATTTATTACTTGTCGGATGGTGTGCAACATATTTGCGCCTTTGTAATACATATCGCCACTGCCTTCGTGTCGAACACCAAATTTTCCAATAATAGGTCGGTCATTTTGTATGGCTTTTCTGGTTCCTATCACATAAGCATTGGCATCTTCTTTTCCAAAAAGGCTTTCGGTGTACAGCGTTTCCGAATAACTTGTGAAAGCCTCATGGATCCACATATCGGCTTGGTCTTTCGCTGTAATATTATTGGCGAACCATTCGTGTCCAGATTCATGAATGATAATAAAATCCCATTTTAGCCCAACGCCAGAACCAGAAAGATCGCGACCCAGATAGCCGTTTTCAAATCGGTTTCCATAGGCGACATTGCTTTGGTGCTCCATACCAAGATGTGGCGACTCCACAATTTTGTAAGAATCCTCATAAAATGGATAAGCACCGAACCAATATTCGAAAGACTTCATCATAGGTTTGACCTGAGAAAATTGCTTCTTGGCTTTATCAAGATTGTAGTCCAAAACCCAATAGCTAAGATCTAATTTTCCTTTTTCACCATCAAAAGTTTCATTAAAATTAACATATTTTCCGATGGATGGAATAATAGAGTAAGCATTGATTGGATTTTTAACTTCCCACAAATACGATGTTTTTTTACCTAATTTTTTTGTTTCTATAAGTTTTCCGTTGGCAACGCCGACCAAATCTTTTGATGTTATAATTTTAAAACTAATGCCATAATCTGGTTCGTCCTCCCAAATATCTTTGCAAGGTAACCAAATGCTCGCGCCAATCCCTTCGTCTGCAGCGGTCATCCAAGGATTTCCGTTGTTGTCTGTTGTGAAAATCCAGCCGCCATCCCAAGGGGCTTTTTGGGCTATTACAGGATTGCCCTCGTAGTCAATGGTAATGCTAAGTTTTTCACCTTTTTTAAATGTCCTTTTTGTGGGAATAAAAATAAAATCATCTTCATGCTTGTAAGTTGTGTTCTTGGCAAAACTGCTTTTTAGTTTTGCTGTTTTCATCGGTTGTTGAAGATCAATTTGGAAAGTTGGATTAACCACATCTGTAGTAATCTCAAAACTGATTTTGTTACTCCCTTTTATGCTTTTTGTTTGATAATCAGCTTCCAGAGTGATGTCGTATTTTTTAACGTCCCAAAAATTACGGTATTCTGTATTAGAACCCTTTAAAGTGTCTTGTTTGGTAAAATTCTGTCCAAAGATGCCAATCGATACAAAACTTAATAATAGTGCTGTTTTAGTCATAGTTACAAAAATAAGAGGTTTCTAAAAACCGCTTAAAGTTACAAATCATTTTATTTTGGCGTGGTCATAAATTTTGTTAAAAGAAAATTAAATTGTCTTATGACAAGTTTAGCTAAATCATTATTTAATTAAATTTGATTTAATAATATTTACAAATAATAGTATTTTTTATAATCTTGAATTATGGATAAAATATTAGTAAAAATAGAGATTAATAAACCAATTAACCAAGTTTGGGAAAGTTACAATGAGCCAAAACATATTACAAAATGGTGTTTTGCAAATGACGATTGGCATTGTCCGCATTCAGAAAATGATTTGAGAACAGGTGGCGCTTTCAAATCCCGAATGGAGGCAAAAGATGGAAGTTTTGGTTTTGACTTTGGCGGTATTTATGACGAAGTGAAAACCTTGGAACGTATACAATACCGCATGGAAGACGGTCGAGAGGTGGAAACTTGTTTTTCAAAATTGGATGCCAATCGTACAGAAATTGTTCAACAATTCGATCCAGAAATCGAAAATCCCGAGGAAATGCAACGCGAAGGTTGGCAAGCAATTCTTAATAATTTTAAGAAATATACCGAAACCGAATTTTAATTCAAAACAATCAACTCAGGTAAAAAAATAAAATTATGATTAGTTCTAATATATTTCCTTGTTTTTGGTTTAATGCTAATGGCAAGGAAGCAGCGGAAAAATACAGCAATTTGTTCCCAAATACCAAGATTACAGTAGATACGCCGATGGTCATTATGCTTGATATGAATGGTCAACAAATGATGTTGCTGAATGGCGGACCGACTTTTCAACCCAATCCAAGTATTTCGTTGATGGTGATGTGTGATACACCAGAAGAAGTTGAAAAATATTACAAAGCACTTTCACAAAATGGCGAAATTTTGATGGACTTGGGCGCTTATCCTTGGAGTGAAAAATATGCGTGGATTTCTGATGAATACGGGGTGAGTTGGCAATTTTATCTCGGTGAGCATAAGGGACAAAAATTTGTACCGACTTTAATGTATATCCAACAAAATAATGGAAAATGTCGCGAAGCTATGTCGCTTTATACTTCGGTTTTTCCAAATTCTAAAATCGATGGAATTATGGATCATCAAGAAGGCGATTTGAAAGGAATGATCGCGCATGCGCAGTTCACAATCGACGATTATTCGTTGTATGCGATGGATGGCGGAACGATGCATGATTTTAATTTTTCAGAAGGTGTTTCGATTGTTGTGATGACGTCAAATCAAGAAGAAACCGACAGATATTGGAACGCGTTAACAGCAAATGCTGGACAAGAAAGTATGTGCGGTTGGCTGAAAGATCCTTATGGCGTTAGCTGGCAAATTACACCGCGCCGATTGATTGAATTGACGAATGATGCGGATTCTGAAAAAGCCAAAAAAGTTTTTGATGCAATGCTTAAAATGAAAAAAATTATCATTGCAGACCTCGAAATGGCTTATTCATCTTAAATGTAAATTCGAATAAATAAAAAAAATGTCACCAAAAGAATCTGGTTTTAAGCAAGTTAATAGCATTAATCTCTATTACGAAATCTATGGAGAAGGAAAAACTTTGGTACTGATTCATGGCGGTGGCGGTTCTATTGTAAACGATTTTGGGCTAGTAATTCCTGTCCTTTCAAAATATTATAAAGTCCTAGGAATCGACTTGCAAAATCATGGTAGAAGCGATCATAGATCTACTCCTGAAACTTTTGAACAAGACGCAGACGATGTTGCGGAACTTTTAGAACAACTGGATATTTCAAGTGCTTCTTTTCTAGGATTCAGCAATGGAGGAAATACTGTGATGCAGATTGCGTATCGGCACCCAAAACTAGTGGAAAAATTGATTATAGGATCCGCCTTTTATAAACAGGAAGGCATGATTCCTAATTTTTTCAAAGATTTTGAACATGTAAGTTTAGAAATGATGCCAAAGTCCCTGCAAGATAATTTTTTACAATTAAATCCTAGTAATGAGAAACTTCTTAATATGTTCGAAAAAGACAGCCAAAGGATGAAAAATTTTAAAAATTGGGACGAGGACATTTTGAAATCCATTCAAGCGAAAACCTTGCTGATAAATGGAGCACAAGATATTGTTTTGAATGAACATATTTTGGAAATGAATCAGTTAATTCCGAATTCCGAAGTTTTGATTTTACCAGCAACTCATGGCGCATATCTAATGCCCGATTTTGAGGGGAAGATTAATCACAAGTTAATTGATTGTACAACCGAAAAGATTCTTTCTTTTCTTGAGAATTAAATATAACGACAAACAATATAGCTGTGTCAATCACTCGAATTTATGTCAATTTGCCCGTGAAAGATGTCCAAAAAACAAGAACGTTTTGGGTGAAATTAGGATTTTCTATTGACGAACTTTATTCTAACGAAAACGGAATTTGCGTCGTCATGAAAGAGGAAAACATCTATGTTATGTTTTTGTTAGAAACTTTTTTCCAGACGTTTACAGACAGGCCAATTGCGAAAGGCGATACAACGCAAACACTTCTTGCAATCTGTGTTAATACGAGAGAAGAAGTGGACAATATGCTAGATATAGCCATAGAAAACGGTGGCTCATCATATAGTGGGGCACGCGATTATAGTTGGATGTACCAACGTGTATTTACGGATATCGATGGACATCAGTGGGAAGTTTTCTTTATGGACGCCTCTCAGTTTCCAAAAGAATAATATTGTAATTTAAAAAAAAGGACAATGACTATTAGCGAAGTTTACATCAATTTGCCAATTAAAGACGTGTAAAAGACAAAAGAATTTTGGTCAAAGTTAGGTTTTCAAATCAATGAACAATTTTCTGATGACAAAGCTGTTTGCGTGGTTTTTAAAGAAAATAGTATTTCTGCTATGTTTTTGATCGAGGACTATTTCGAAACATTCTCCGAAAAACCAGTCGCAAAAGGCGACACAACGCAGGTTTTGGTCGCTATTTCGTTAGGTAGCCGCGAAGAAGTTGATAAAGTCGTTAATACTGCTTTGCAAAACGGCGCTTATCAACACGAAGAACCACAAGACGATGGCTGGATGTATCAAAATTCGTTTTGGGATATCAACGGTCATGGCTGGAATATTATTTTCGCTGACGTTTCGAAACTTCCAAAAGGATAATTTAATCTAGAAAAAAAACTTATGAAACATTTAAAATACAGCATCGAGATAGATGCGCCAAAAGAAAAAGTTTGGGATGTTCTTTGGAATACCAAAACTTATAATCAATGGACAGCTTTTTTCTCGCCAGGATCAAGTTTTGAGACCGATTGGAAAGTTGGCGGCGATACAAGATTTATAGACGCAGATTCCAAAGATGGGATGATTAGCACTATTAAAGAATTAAAAGAAAATGAACTTGTCAATTTTGAACACCTCGGTATGATAAAAGATGGCATTGTTGACAAAGATTCCGACGAAGTAAAACAGTGGTCTGGCATAACAGAGCGTTATGAACTTATCGACAACAATGGAAAAACACAGCTCAATGTTGATACCAAAACCAGTGATGATTATGTCGATTTTATGAATCAAGGTTTTGAAAAAGGATTGAATAAAATTAAAGAACTTTCTGAACAATAATCTCATGGATACACCCAAATCACAGAAATTAGAAATTATTCTTCCAGCTTACAGAATGCATTCGCAGAATTTTATAAATGTTCTCGATACAGTTTCTGAAGAAGATGCTTTGAAAAGAATTGAAGATAAAACCAATCATATTATCTGGATGGCAGGTAATTTTGTGAACATACGTTATGGTATGGCTTGGGTTTTGGGACTTCGCGAAGAAGATCCTTATTCTGATTTGTTTTTTCAAGGAAAAACTTTGAACACCGAATTAAAATACCCAAGTTTGGAAGCATTAAAAAAGAACTTTCATCATATCTCGCCTTTGGTTTATCAAAAACTTTTGGAAGCAACAGACGAAGATTTGGACAAGATGTTTCCTATGGGGATGAACATTGATTTCTGCATAGAAAACACTCTCAATTTCGTGGGAATGTGTATTAGCAGAGAAGATTATCTGTGTGGACAACTCGGGCTCATGCGAAAACTCTTAGGTTACGAAGGCATGAAGTACGAGATTCATTCAGAAATTAAATATTAAAACAAGGCTATGTTTAGTCTGTTAACTTTAATCACTAATATAACGTTAAATCATAAAACTATGGCAAAATTAAATTCGTACCTCAATTTTGATGGTCAAGCAGAAGAAGCATTCAATTTTTACAAATCCGTTTTCGGAGGCGAATTTGCTGGAGAAATCCACAGAATGGGCAATGCTCCAGGAATGGAGCAACTTTCCGAAGATTCAAAAAAACGTGTCATGCACATTGCTTTGCCAATTGGCGGCGACCTTTTGATGGGCTCGGATACCATTCCAGAATTCGGGCAAGCTTTGGTAAAAGGCAATAACAATTATGTTTCTATTTTTCCAGAATCCCGAGAAGATGCCGAACGTATTTTCAATGGACTTTCTGCTGGAGGCAAAATAGAAATGCCATTAGAGGATCAGTTTTGGGGTGATTATTTTGGAAGTTTCGAAGATAAATTCGGAATTGGCTGGATGGTAAATTACAGCAATGACGCTGGCTACGAAGGATAATTTTTTATTTAAAACTAAAAAAATACAGAAACGAAGGGAAATCTCTCTTCGTTTTTTTAATTTTGTCCAAGTTATCAGATGAAGGACTATTACTATTTTCTTGGTATTTCTCAAGATGCTTCTGCGGAAGACATCAAAAAAGTCTATCGAAAATTGTCAATGAAATACCATCCTGATAAAAATGATAACGATGATTTTTTCGAGTTGCGGTTCCGAGAAGTTCAGGAAGCTTATGAAGTTTTAATTGATACCGAACGTCGCAGATCTTACGATGAGCAGCTGAATAGCGCGCACCAGAATATAAAATCTAAACTTCCTCCAAAAATCCAGAAATTCCATTCCGACAAAATTAGAGCAAGATTAGGCGATGAGATCCGATTGTATTGGCAAACTTATGACGCCGATTTGGTGAAGATTTTACCTTTTGGTTTAGAAAAAGCGAGTGGTGAAAGACGTTTCAAAATAACGCAGTTTGATAGTCAGGGAAAATTTCAACTATTGTTACATGCGACCAATACAAGTTTACACAAAACCGTGGTACAGGCGATTACGATTACAAAATTGGGCGAAAATGAAGTAGAGGAGAAGCCCGAAAGAAAACAGCGACTAGAAAATCCGCGTCAAGAAGATAAGGTGAAAACCACTGAAAGGAAAAGTCAGACTGAGATTTTAAAAATCATCAGTTTCGTATTATTTGTTGTCATTGTTTTATTATTTGCAAAGAAATGCTTCTAAGCCATTTTGGCTCTTCCAGGACATTTTTTGCAACGTTTTCCTTTTTTAAACTTTTTGCAACAATTTTTTTTACTACAAAACATTTCATCACTTGCTGAAAATGCAGGTGTCAAAGCTGGAACTTTAAAAGCAATAATTGGCTGATTCATAATGCAAATATAAATTAATTTAGAATAATTACAAACAATACTTTTATTAATTCTAAATAGCATTATAAGATTTTTGTCATGTCATAAATACTTTTGGTAGTTTGGTAAAAGTTGATTTTTAAAAGTTTTTAAGCATTTGTCAATTCATAATTGATGTACAATTTTTAGTTTGTTTGAATTTTTATTATTTAATAATAGATTTCAGTCATAATTTAAGACATACTTTGTGGTTTTTTTGAAATGATGAAATTCATGTTTTCAATTGTTATGTTATCAATAATAGGCTTTGAGATTTCTGTTATTTATCGTAAATTTACACGCATTAATTTGATAATTTCTAATAAAAAGTATAGATGAATACACAGCAGTTTGTGAACCGTCACATTAGCCTGAATGACGCTGACAAAGCGGCAATGTTAAAAAGAATAGGCGTTGATTCTATTGAAGAACTCATTTCGCAAACCATTCCAGATGCCATCCGTTTAGAAAAAGATTTAGAGATTTCGGAAGCTCTTTCGGAGTACGAAATGCTTTTACATTCTAAAGACTTGGCTTCGCAAAATGCGATGTTCGATAATTACATTGGATTTGGATATCATAACACGATTTTGCCATCGGCAATACAAAGGAATATCTTAGAAAATCCATCTTGGTACACAGCTTACACACCATATCAGGCAGAAATTGCACAAGGTCGTCTAGAAGCTTTGCTTAACTTCCAAACGGTAGTTTGTGATTTGACCGGTTTTCAGTTGGCTAATGCATCATTGCTAGATGAGTCTACTGCGGCTGCAGAAGCTATGCACATGTTTTTCAACAACAGAACTAAAGATCAAAAGAAAAGTAATGCGATTAAGTTTTTTGTTTCGGATTTAGTTTTACCTCAAACGATTTCGGTTCTTAAAACCAAAGCAGAAGGTTTAGGAATTGACTTGGTTGTTGGTAATTATGAAGAACAACTTAACGATTCTTACTATGGTGTATTATTGCAGTATCCAGGGAAGAACGGCATTGTTATAGACTATACAGAAAAAATCGCGGAGTATAAAACATTAGACCTACAAGTGGTTGTAGCTTGTGATCCAATGGCGTTGGTGAAATTAAAATCGCCAGCTTCTATGGGCGCAGATTGTGCCGTTGGTACCACGCAACGTTTCGGAATTCCTATGGGGTATGGTGGCCCTCACGCGGCATTTTATGCTTGTAAAGAAGATTACAAAAGAGATATTCCTGGTCGTATCATAGGGGTTTCTCAAGATATATATGGAAGACGTGCGCTTCGTATGGCTTTACAAACGAGAGAGCAACATATCAAACGAGAGAAAGCAACTTCCAACATTTGCACAGCGCAAGTATTATTAGCCGTTATGGCAGGGATGTATGCGGTTTATCATGGGCCTCAAGGTTTAGATTTTATCGCAAATCAAATTCATTACAAAACGAATGCGCTAAAAAGCACATTGCAAATTTTAGGTTATGATGTGGTTGCAGAACCTGTTTTTGACACTGTTAAATTCAGAATGCAAGAGGAGGAAAAAACGGCTTTACGTATGTTGATGCTTGATCATAAGATTAACCTTAACTATTTCACAGAAGGTTTTGTAAGCATTGCTATTAACGAAACAAGCACACTTGCTAAACTTCAGAAATTAGTTAATACGCTTGCAAGCTTTAAGGGCAAACAAGCTTATCAATTAGAATTAAAAGAAGAAATTTCGATTCCTGCGGATATGCTTAGAAAAGACGAAATTCTAAAAGAAGAAGTCTTTAACAAATACCATACAGAAACCGAATTAATGCGTTATATTAAACGTCTAGAACGTAAAGATTTATCATTAACACACTCGATGATTTCTCTAGGTTCTTGTACAATGAAACTGAATGCTGCAACAGAAATGTTGCCTTTATCTTGGCCAGAATGGGGAAGTGTTCACCCATTTGTACCAAGAGATCAAGCAGCAGGTTACCAAAAATTAATTCAAGAATTAGAAAAAGATTTAGCTGAAATTACTGGTTTTGCAGGAACTTCACTTCAACCAAATTCTGGTGCGCAAGGAGAATACGCAGGACTTATGGTAATCCGCGAATATCATAAATCAAGAGGCGAACATCACAGAAATGTCGTTGTAATTCCACAATCTGCTCATGGTACCAACCCAGCTTCGGCAGCGATGGCAGGAATGAAAATCGTTGTGGTTAAAAACTTAGAAAACGGAGAAATTGATTTTGAAGATCTAAAAGCTAAAGTTGAGCAACACTCAGAAAATCTTTCGGCGATTATGATTACTTATCCGTCAACCTACGGATTCTTCGATAAAAACGTGAAAGAAATTACAGAACTTATCCACGCACATGGCGGACAAGTCTATATGGATGGCGCGAATATGAATGCGCAAGTAGGTTTCACAAGTCCAGGTAATATCGGGGCAGACGTTTGTCACCTTAACTTACACAAAACTTTTGCGA
This genomic stretch from Chryseobacterium sp. POL2 harbors:
- a CDS encoding DUF2490 domain-containing protein, giving the protein MKKLLLPFVIILGIVAQAQNKENLSGFNMLSFTYKFAPKWMAYVELQTRSIEDYTYIDYYETKGGVGYSINKNNQAFIGVGRYGTYKKHKISQEEHRVWLQYTLTNRIKSLKFDHRLRAEQRFFHNAITDENTNTQRYRYRLSATLPLNNTKVQPGTIFANAFEEVFVGPQDQFFKRSRTFAGIGYQFNDNMNATSGYMFQREFASKGNTTLHFLYFALNFTIDPSDDERDIHIPMAD
- a CDS encoding phosphohydrolase; translation: MADIQLLYKAIKIAQKAHKRQTDKYDAPYLGHVFRVMEAGKTIDEKIVGALHDVVEDHPQFSFEYLLEQGFPAYIVEAVECLTKRDNGDPELQENYDDFIKRIEKNPLAVKVKINDLKDNMDLRRFTRPIESKDLKRLNKYLTAYQYLTSTY
- a CDS encoding M1 family metallopeptidase produces the protein MTKTALLLSFVSIGIFGQNFTKQDTLKGSNTEYRNFWDVKKYDITLEADYQTKSIKGSNKISFEITTDVVNPTFQIDLQQPMKTAKLKSSFAKNTTYKHEDDFIFIPTKRTFKKGEKLSITIDYEGNPVIAQKAPWDGGWIFTTDNNGNPWMTAADEGIGASIWLPCKDIWEDEPDYGISFKIITSKDLVGVANGKLIETKKLGKKTSYLWEVKNPINAYSIIPSIGKYVNFNETFDGEKGKLDLSYWVLDYNLDKAKKQFSQVKPMMKSFEYWFGAYPFYEDSYKIVESPHLGMEHQSNVAYGNRFENGYLGRDLSGSGVGLKWDFIIIHESGHEWFANNITAKDQADMWIHEAFTSYSETLYTESLFGKEDANAYVIGTRKAIQNDRPIIGKFGVRHEGSGDMYYKGANMLHTIRQVINDDEKFRQILRGLNKDFYHQTVTGKQIENYFIQKSGINLQSIFDQYLTTTYIPTLEYKQNGTKLEYRWTHTIKGFTMPLYLPSGESIIPKDTWQTTELKSFQPVEFSKNYYILYNKL
- a CDS encoding SRPBCC family protein, translating into MDKILVKIEINKPINQVWESYNEPKHITKWCFANDDWHCPHSENDLRTGGAFKSRMEAKDGSFGFDFGGIYDEVKTLERIQYRMEDGREVETCFSKLDANRTEIVQQFDPEIENPEEMQREGWQAILNNFKKYTETEF
- a CDS encoding VOC family protein — encoded protein: MISSNIFPCFWFNANGKEAAEKYSNLFPNTKITVDTPMVIMLDMNGQQMMLLNGGPTFQPNPSISLMVMCDTPEEVEKYYKALSQNGEILMDLGAYPWSEKYAWISDEYGVSWQFYLGEHKGQKFVPTLMYIQQNNGKCREAMSLYTSVFPNSKIDGIMDHQEGDLKGMIAHAQFTIDDYSLYAMDGGTMHDFNFSEGVSIVVMTSNQEETDRYWNALTANAGQESMCGWLKDPYGVSWQITPRRLIELTNDADSEKAKKVFDAMLKMKKIIIADLEMAYSS
- a CDS encoding alpha/beta fold hydrolase, which translates into the protein MSPKESGFKQVNSINLYYEIYGEGKTLVLIHGGGGSIVNDFGLVIPVLSKYYKVLGIDLQNHGRSDHRSTPETFEQDADDVAELLEQLDISSASFLGFSNGGNTVMQIAYRHPKLVEKLIIGSAFYKQEGMIPNFFKDFEHVSLEMMPKSLQDNFLQLNPSNEKLLNMFEKDSQRMKNFKNWDEDILKSIQAKTLLINGAQDIVLNEHILEMNQLIPNSEVLILPATHGAYLMPDFEGKINHKLIDCTTEKILSFLEN
- a CDS encoding VOC family protein — translated: MSITRIYVNLPVKDVQKTRTFWVKLGFSIDELYSNENGICVVMKEENIYVMFLLETFFQTFTDRPIAKGDTTQTLLAICVNTREEVDNMLDIAIENGGSSYSGARDYSWMYQRVFTDIDGHQWEVFFMDASQFPKE
- a CDS encoding VOC family protein, whose translation is MFLIEDYFETFSEKPVAKGDTTQVLVAISLGSREEVDKVVNTALQNGAYQHEEPQDDGWMYQNSFWDINGHGWNIIFADVSKLPKG
- a CDS encoding SRPBCC family protein — encoded protein: MKHLKYSIEIDAPKEKVWDVLWNTKTYNQWTAFFSPGSSFETDWKVGGDTRFIDADSKDGMISTIKELKENELVNFEHLGMIKDGIVDKDSDEVKQWSGITERYELIDNNGKTQLNVDTKTSDDYVDFMNQGFEKGLNKIKELSEQ
- a CDS encoding DinB family protein, with protein sequence MDTPKSQKLEIILPAYRMHSQNFINVLDTVSEEDALKRIEDKTNHIIWMAGNFVNIRYGMAWVLGLREEDPYSDLFFQGKTLNTELKYPSLEALKKNFHHISPLVYQKLLEATDEDLDKMFPMGMNIDFCIENTLNFVGMCISREDYLCGQLGLMRKLLGYEGMKYEIHSEIKY
- a CDS encoding VOC family protein, whose product is MAKLNSYLNFDGQAEEAFNFYKSVFGGEFAGEIHRMGNAPGMEQLSEDSKKRVMHIALPIGGDLLMGSDTIPEFGQALVKGNNNYVSIFPESREDAERIFNGLSAGGKIEMPLEDQFWGDYFGSFEDKFGIGWMVNYSNDAGYEG
- a CDS encoding J domain-containing protein, yielding MKDYYYFLGISQDASAEDIKKVYRKLSMKYHPDKNDNDDFFELRFREVQEAYEVLIDTERRRSYDEQLNSAHQNIKSKLPPKIQKFHSDKIRARLGDEIRLYWQTYDADLVKILPFGLEKASGERRFKITQFDSQGKFQLLLHATNTSLHKTVVQAITITKLGENEVEEKPERKQRLENPRQEDKVKTTERKSQTEILKIISFVLFVVIVLLFAKKCF
- the gcvP gene encoding aminomethyl-transferring glycine dehydrogenase, with translation MNTQQFVNRHISLNDADKAAMLKRIGVDSIEELISQTIPDAIRLEKDLEISEALSEYEMLLHSKDLASQNAMFDNYIGFGYHNTILPSAIQRNILENPSWYTAYTPYQAEIAQGRLEALLNFQTVVCDLTGFQLANASLLDESTAAAEAMHMFFNNRTKDQKKSNAIKFFVSDLVLPQTISVLKTKAEGLGIDLVVGNYEEQLNDSYYGVLLQYPGKNGIVIDYTEKIAEYKTLDLQVVVACDPMALVKLKSPASMGADCAVGTTQRFGIPMGYGGPHAAFYACKEDYKRDIPGRIIGVSQDIYGRRALRMALQTREQHIKREKATSNICTAQVLLAVMAGMYAVYHGPQGLDFIANQIHYKTNALKSTLQILGYDVVAEPVFDTVKFRMQEEEKTALRMLMLDHKINLNYFTEGFVSIAINETSTLAKLQKLVNTLASFKGKQAYQLELKEEISIPADMLRKDEILKEEVFNKYHTETELMRYIKRLERKDLSLTHSMISLGSCTMKLNAATEMLPLSWPEWGSVHPFVPRDQAAGYQKLIQELEKDLAEITGFAGTSLQPNSGAQGEYAGLMVIREYHKSRGEHHRNVVVIPQSAHGTNPASAAMAGMKIVVVKNLENGEIDFEDLKAKVEQHSENLSAIMITYPSTYGFFDKNVKEITELIHAHGGQVYMDGANMNAQVGFTSPGNIGADVCHLNLHKTFAIPHGGGGPGVGPICVAEHLVPFLPSNANIQTGGKEAIDAISAAPYGSGLILNISYAYIKMLGTYGLKKSTEHAILNANYLKEILADHFPILYSNENGKVAHECIVDFRQFKALGIEVADVAKRLMDYGFHAPTVSFPVAGTLMIEPTESESKAEIDRFAEALIAIKHEIDEIANGEADKDNNVLKNAPHTEQVIISDAWDKPYGREKAAYPLDWVRDHKFFATVSRIDEAYGDRNLICTCEPIEAYM